The following coding sequences lie in one Hoplias malabaricus isolate fHopMal1 chromosome 14, fHopMal1.hap1, whole genome shotgun sequence genomic window:
- the LOC136666233 gene encoding uncharacterized protein isoform X2 produces MASFNASVSGETKSKIALEDEKWTRNQTAVSKFEDEGFHLAVLASIISLAIIIFMSIIFITSCLLKCVRKDEKRRMERKRKKEAAEYWQQMDQQEMRETFYRHKGRNNNNNNSRPQQHTQHSNHQSANNVQPQSLCYVEDAYRFHQQDYPLTVPTNQPPLEVMPPTSFINTQVTCVLQPFRTHITHPLPCSGYDPTSEQLPQKQSIPTLVVTEGTAISGVSGQSLKDPFWKGQQKDPKSPPIWVISV; encoded by the exons ATGGCTTCATTCAACGCTTCGGTTTCTGGGGAGACCAAGTCCAAAATAGCGTTGGAAGATGAGAAATGGACTCGGAACCAGACAG CTGTCTCAAAGTTTGAGGATGAAGGCTTCCATCTGGCTGTGCTCGCGTCCATCATCAGCTTagccatcatcatcttcatgagcatcatcttcatcacttcATGCCTGCTGAAGtgtgtgagaaaagatgaaaagaGACGAATGGAAAG gaagaggaagaaagaagCTGCCGAATATTGGCAGCAAATGGACCAACAGGAAATGAGAGAAACATTctacagacacaaaggcagaaacaacaacaataacaacagcagACCACAGCAACATACCCAACATTCTAATCATCAGTCTGCAAATAATGTCCAGCCACAGTCATTGTGTTATGTGGAAGATGCGTACAG ATTTCACCAGCAAGACTACCCTCTGACCGTCCCTACAAACCAGCCTCCCCTAGAAGTGATGCCTCCAACCTCGTTTATAAACACACAGGTTACCTGTGTTCTACAGCCATTTagaacacacattacacacccTCTTCCCTGCAGTGGATATGACCCTACTTCAGAACAACTACCACAGAAACAATCCATACCAACCTTGGTGGTCACAGAGGGCACTGCAATCTCAGGTGTGAGTGGACAGAGCCTGAAGGACCCATTCTGGAAAGGCCAACAAAAGGACCCAAAAAGCCCACCTATCTGggttatatctgtatga
- the LOC136666233 gene encoding sushi domain-containing protein 3 isoform X1, whose product MASFNASVSGETKSKIALEDEKWTRNQTGQCTPIPPLGLGTLKLVSGNGTSIGTVMTLLCPYKHRAVSGGLLSCVQDSNITHWRGGMPECKPVSKFEDEGFHLAVLASIISLAIIIFMSIIFITSCLLKCVRKDEKRRMERKRKKEAAEYWQQMDQQEMRETFYRHKGRNNNNNNSRPQQHTQHSNHQSANNVQPQSLCYVEDAYRFHQQDYPLTVPTNQPPLEVMPPTSFINTQVTCVLQPFRTHITHPLPCSGYDPTSEQLPQKQSIPTLVVTEGTAISGVSGQSLKDPFWKGQQKDPKSPPIWVISV is encoded by the exons ATGGCTTCATTCAACGCTTCGGTTTCTGGGGAGACCAAGTCCAAAATAGCGTTGGAAGATGAGAAATGGACTCGGAACCAGACAG GTCAGTGTACTCCTATTCCACCTCTGGGTCTGGGTACACTAAAGCTAGTGTCTGGAAATGGCACTAGCATTGGCACAGTGATGACTTTGCTGTGCCCCTATAAGCACCGTGCGGTCAGTGGTGGACTGTTGTCCTGTGTACAAGACAGCAACATCACACACTGGAGAGGAGGAATGCCTGAGTGTAAAC CTGTCTCAAAGTTTGAGGATGAAGGCTTCCATCTGGCTGTGCTCGCGTCCATCATCAGCTTagccatcatcatcttcatgagcatcatcttcatcacttcATGCCTGCTGAAGtgtgtgagaaaagatgaaaagaGACGAATGGAAAG gaagaggaagaaagaagCTGCCGAATATTGGCAGCAAATGGACCAACAGGAAATGAGAGAAACATTctacagacacaaaggcagaaacaacaacaataacaacagcagACCACAGCAACATACCCAACATTCTAATCATCAGTCTGCAAATAATGTCCAGCCACAGTCATTGTGTTATGTGGAAGATGCGTACAG ATTTCACCAGCAAGACTACCCTCTGACCGTCCCTACAAACCAGCCTCCCCTAGAAGTGATGCCTCCAACCTCGTTTATAAACACACAGGTTACCTGTGTTCTACAGCCATTTagaacacacattacacacccTCTTCCCTGCAGTGGATATGACCCTACTTCAGAACAACTACCACAGAAACAATCCATACCAACCTTGGTGGTCACAGAGGGCACTGCAATCTCAGGTGTGAGTGGACAGAGCCTGAAGGACCCATTCTGGAAAGGCCAACAAAAGGACCCAAAAAGCCCACCTATCTGggttatatctgtatga